TCGACCGGCGTCACCCACAGCACCAGCCAGAAGGCGACGATTTCGTCCCACACGATGGCGCCGTGGTCGGCCACGCCGAGCGCGCGACCGGTGCGCTGGCAGCAGGCGCTGCCGAGCGCGAAGGCGATCAGCAGGAACAGCGCGAAGGCACCATCGGAAAACGAGGGCTTGATCAGCAGGTAGAGCGGCCAGGCGGCCAGCGTGCCCCAGGTGCCGGAGGCGAAGGGGATCAGGCCGCTGCCGAAGCCGCAGGCCAGCATGTGGGCCGGGTGGACGAGGAAGCCGGGTCCGGGATAGGGCGCTCTGGTTTTCATGACTCAGGCGAAATTTCAGGCGAAATGGTCGTAACCGCGTCTGCCGACCGGCAGTTCCGCGCCGGCGGCGTCGACCAGGCGCACGCCGTCGCCGGACTGCATCGCGCCGATGCGGGTGAGGGGCAGAGCCAGCCGGGCCGACAGCGCGGCGAGCGCGTCGTCGGCCTCGGGTGGTGCGCAGAACAGCAGTTCGTAATCGTCGCCGCCAGCCAGCAGCGCGTCGCGCGCCGCCGCACCGTCGGTGCAGGCGGCGTGCAGTGCCGCCCAAGGCAGCGCCGCGTCGTCGACCACGGCGCCCAGACCGCTGGCACGGGCGATGTGGCCAAGGTCGGCCAGCAAGCCGTCGGACACGTCGATCATCGCCGTCGCCAGGCCCTGCAATGCGGCGCCGAGCGCGACACGCGGCTGCGGCTGTTCCAGTGCCGCGATGCATTCGTCGTGCGCGCTGCCGTGCAGCCGGACCTTGCCCAGCAGATCGGCCAGACCGAGTGCGGCGCGGCCGGGCTGGCCGGATATCCAGATGCCGTCGCCGGCACGGGCGCCGCCGCGGCGTATCGCGCGGCCAGCCGCGATTTCGCCGAAGGCGGTCACGCACAGGTTGAGCGGGCCGCGCGTCGTGTCGCCGCCGATCAGATCCACGCCGAAGGTGTCGGCACAGTCGAAGAAGCCGGCGGCGAAGGCGGCCAGCCAGTCGTGATCGACCTGCGGCAGCGACAGCGCCAGCGTGACCCAGCGCGGCACGGCACCCATCGCGGCGACGTCGGACAGATTTACCGCCAGCGCCTTCCAGCCGAGGCGTCGCGGATCGGTGTCCGGCAGGAAGTGGGTGCCGGCGACCAGCATGTCGCTGGTGATCGCCAGTTCGTGGCCGGGCGACGGACGGATGAGCGCGCAGTCGTCGCCCGGGCCGAGCGAGGTGATGCGCATCCGCATCGGTCGCACGAAGTGGCGGCGGATCAGGTCGAACTCGGGCGTCATCCGGCGTCGGTACTCATGCAGGAAGTGCCATGCACGCCGTGTGCATATATATATGCAGCGTGCGGACGGCGCTCAGCCGCGCGGACGGTTGCGGGCGGCCTCGACCTCGACCGCGCGCAGCTGCGGCGCCAGCTTGTCGAGCACGCCGTTGACGAACTTGTGGCCGTCGGCGCCGCCGAATTCCTTGGTCAGCTCGATCGCCTCGTTGATCACGACGCGGTAGGGCGTCTCGATCATGTTGGCCAGTTCGAAGGTGGCCACCAGCAGGATGGCGTGCTCGACCGGTGACAGCTCCTCCACCTTGCGGTCGAGGTGGGCTCCGAACTGCGCGCGCAGCGCCTCTGCGTTGTCCAGCGCGCCTTTCAGCAGCGTGCGGAAGAGCTTGTGGTCGACCTTGGAGAAGCCGGGGTCCTCGCTCAGGTGAGCGATGATGTCCGGCGCCTCGTTGCCCGACAGCAGCGACTGGTAAATGCCCTGCACCGCGTATTCACGGGCGAGGCGGCGGCTGGATTTGCGCGGGGCTTCGGGCTTGGCGTCCATGTTCAATCCGTCAGTCGGGCGAGCAGGCGCGCCATTTCGACCGCGGCGCGACCGCAGTCGGCGCCCTTTTCGTGCATGCGGGCGATGGCCTGGTCGTCGTCCTCGGTGGTCAGCACGCCATTCGCGATCGGTACGCCGGTCTTCAGCTGGATGTCCGCCACGCCGCGCGCCATTTCATTCGACACGATCTCGAAGTGGTAGGTCTCGCCGCGGATGACCGCGCCGAGCGCGACCAGTGCGTCGTACTTGCCGGACAGCGCCAGGCGCTGCAGCGTCAGCGGCAGTTCGAGCGCACCGGGCACGGTGACGATCAGCGTGTCGGCCGGTGCCACGCCAAGCTTGCGCAGTTCGGCGCAACAGGCCGACAGCAGGCCGTTGCCGATGTCCGGATTGAAGCGGGCCATCGCGATGGCGACGCGCAGACCTTTGCCGTCGAGGTTTTCCTCGATTTCAGGGATGTCGTTGAAGCGGGGCATGGATATCTCGATCGAATTGTTCAGTCTTGCAGGTAGCCGGTCAGTTCGAGGTCGAAGCCGGCCATGCTCGGAATCTTGCGCGGGCTGGCGAGCAGCCGCATCTTGCGCACGTTCAGCGTACGCAGGATCTGCGCGCCGACGCCGAAGGTGCGGGCGTCCCAGCGGGCCGCCGGTGCGTCGGCAGGGTCGATCAGCAGCGCGCGCATGCTGGCGTCGGTTTCGGTCCGGCGCAGCATGACGATGACGCCGCTGCCGGCGTCGTTGATGATCTGCATCGCGCGGTCGATGCTGAAACTGTGGCGCGGGTTGTCGGCGTCGAGGAAGTCGAGCACCGAAATCGGCTCATGTACGCGCACCAGCGTTTCGGTATCCGGGTCGATCTCGCCCTTCACCATCGCCAGGTGGATTTCGCCGGTGGTGGTGTCCTCGAAGCCATGCAGCGTGAACTGGCCGTAGGCGCTGCGCACCTCGCGCTTCGACACCTCGCGCACCAGCGCCTCGGTGGCGGCACGGTAGGCGATCAGGTCACGGATGGCGCCGATCTTCAGGCCGTGTTCCTTGGCGAACTCGATCAGGTCCGGCAGGCGCGCCATCGTGCCGTCGTCCTTCAGGATTTCGCAGATCACCGCCGCCGGCTCCAGGCCAGCCAGCTGGGCGAGGTCACAACCGGCTTCGGTGTGACCGGCGCGGATCAGCACGCCGCCCTTCTGCGCGGTCAGCGGGAAGATGTGGCCGGGCATCACGATGTCGTCCGGCTTCGCGTTGCGTGCCACCGCCACCTGGATGGTGCGCGCGCGGTCATGCGCCGAAATGCCGGTGGTCACGCCGGTGGCCGCCTCGATCGACGCGGTAAACGCGGTGCCGTGCGGCGTACGGTTGTGGCGCACCATCTGCTCCAGCCCGAGCTGGCGGCAGCGTTCGTCGGTCAGCGTCAGGCAGACCAGGCCGCGGCAGTGCTTCACCATGAAATTGATCGCTTCGGGCGTCACGAATTCGGCGGCCAGCACCACGTCGCCCTCGTTTTCGCGGTCTTCCTCGTCAACAAGGATGACCATGCGGCCGGCCTTGATGTCGGCGATGATGTCCTTGACCGGCGCCAGTGCGCTCATCTGTATCAGTCCTCTGCAGCCATCATGCGCTCCGCGTAGCGGGCGATGAGGTCGATTTCAAGATTGACCCGGCTGCCTGCCTTCAGGCTGCCGAGCGTGGTGACCTGTACCGTGTGCGGAATCAGGTTGATCGAAAATTCGCAGCCATCCTCGACGTCGGTCACGCGATTCACGGTGAGGCTGACGCCCTGCACCGTGATCGAGCCCTTGCGCGCGATGTAGCGGGCCAGCGGCTTGGGCGCGACGATGACCAGTTCGTGCGATTCGCCGACGCGTTCGAAGCTGCGCACCGTGCCTACGCCGTCGACGTGGCCGCTGACCAGATGGCCACCCAGCCGGTCGGACAGGCGCAGCGCCTTTTCCAGGTTCACCTCGCCGGGTGCGTCGAGGCCGGCGGTGCAGTTCAGCGTTTCCTTCGATACATCGAACTGCGCGTTGCGGCCGTCGAGGCCGATCACCGTCAGGCAGACGCCGTTGTGCGCGATCGAGTCGCCGAGGGCGACGTCGTCCAGGCCGAGACCGGCGGTGTCCACGGTCAGACGGACGCCCTGTTCGAGCGGATCAATGCGGGTGATGCGGCCGACGGCGGCCACGATGCCGGAAAACATGGGGAAGGG
The window above is part of the Methyloversatilis discipulorum genome. Proteins encoded here:
- the ribBA gene encoding bifunctional 3,4-dihydroxy-2-butanone-4-phosphate synthase/GTP cyclohydrolase II, which produces MSALAPVKDIIADIKAGRMVILVDEEDRENEGDVVLAAEFVTPEAINFMVKHCRGLVCLTLTDERCRQLGLEQMVRHNRTPHGTAFTASIEAATGVTTGISAHDRARTIQVAVARNAKPDDIVMPGHIFPLTAQKGGVLIRAGHTEAGCDLAQLAGLEPAAVICEILKDDGTMARLPDLIEFAKEHGLKIGAIRDLIAYRAATEALVREVSKREVRSAYGQFTLHGFEDTTTGEIHLAMVKGEIDPDTETLVRVHEPISVLDFLDADNPRHSFSIDRAMQIINDAGSGVIVMLRRTETDASMRALLIDPADAPAARWDARTFGVGAQILRTLNVRKMRLLASPRKIPSMAGFDLELTGYLQD
- the nusB gene encoding transcription antitermination factor NusB codes for the protein MDAKPEAPRKSSRRLAREYAVQGIYQSLLSGNEAPDIIAHLSEDPGFSKVDHKLFRTLLKGALDNAEALRAQFGAHLDRKVEELSPVEHAILLVATFELANMIETPYRVVINEAIELTKEFGGADGHKFVNGVLDKLAPQLRAVEVEAARNRPRG
- a CDS encoding riboflavin synthase; this encodes MFSGIVAAVGRITRIDPLEQGVRLTVDTAGLGLDDVALGDSIAHNGVCLTVIGLDGRNAQFDVSKETLNCTAGLDAPGEVNLEKALRLSDRLGGHLVSGHVDGVGTVRSFERVGESHELVIVAPKPLARYIARKGSITVQGVSLTVNRVTDVEDGCEFSINLIPHTVQVTTLGSLKAGSRVNLEIDLIARYAERMMAAED
- a CDS encoding phosphatidylglycerophosphatase A, which codes for MLACGFGSGLIPFASGTWGTLAAWPLYLLIKPSFSDGAFALFLLIAFALGSACCQRTGRALGVADHGAIVWDEIVAFWLVLWVTPVDFWWQLAAFFAFRFFDIFKPPPARWVDVNMKNGFGVMLDDAIAALFAAVSIAALHLLVVRFF
- the thiL gene encoding thiamine-phosphate kinase, whose amino-acid sequence is MTPEFDLIRRHFVRPMRMRITSLGPGDDCALIRPSPGHELAITSDMLVAGTHFLPDTDPRRLGWKALAVNLSDVAAMGAVPRWVTLALSLPQVDHDWLAAFAAGFFDCADTFGVDLIGGDTTRGPLNLCVTAFGEIAAGRAIRRGGARAGDGIWISGQPGRAALGLADLLGKVRLHGSAHDECIAALEQPQPRVALGAALQGLATAMIDVSDGLLADLGHIARASGLGAVVDDAALPWAALHAACTDGAAARDALLAGGDDYELLFCAPPEADDALAALSARLALPLTRIGAMQSGDGVRLVDAAGAELPVGRRGYDHFA
- the ribH gene encoding 6,7-dimethyl-8-ribityllumazine synthase; the protein is MPRFNDIPEIEENLDGKGLRVAIAMARFNPDIGNGLLSACCAELRKLGVAPADTLIVTVPGALELPLTLQRLALSGKYDALVALGAVIRGETYHFEIVSNEMARGVADIQLKTGVPIANGVLTTEDDDQAIARMHEKGADCGRAAVEMARLLARLTD